A single Denticeps clupeoides chromosome 7, fDenClu1.1, whole genome shotgun sequence DNA region contains:
- the LOC114794176 gene encoding tumor necrosis factor receptor superfamily member 11B-like → MRLCTLFAMSFALALHPTAPQLHQYWHLDPATSQHVLCDQCPPGTAVQHHCGAHGPTVCSPCPERHFTEHWHWGESCQYCTSVCKEKQLVKRECNSTHDQMCECVPGYYLMVEFCVPHAPCPPGLGASALGTPESDTVCEKCPSGFYSSTLSPTDRCIPHRDCSQLGLKMLQPGTSARDVVCENEALDCSGHHTQCHTDTTLCEEAIFQFLSSPRLASVPVEWLLESLPGRKVDWKNVERLRKTCSPQQQILHLLRLWREQNKDQEKLSRLIQGVSHCERKVQRCAGLKNLTLEDLTMVMGSLPGVRVGEDEVRTLVHTCPSQQHILQLLHLWKRRNSEQDVGKALIQGLRRLRGMGAPRRLLKSLKRISRVICVSSMHRLYEKIFINMIQDSTCFKSKAYND, encoded by the exons ATGAGACTCTGCACG CTCTTCGCCATGTCCTTCGCTCTGGCCCTGCACCCGACGGCCCCCCAGCTCCACCAGTACTGGCACCTCGACCCCGCCACCTCCCAGCACGTCCTCTGTGACCAGTGCCCGCCCGGCACGGCCGTCCAGCACCACTGCGGCGCCCATGGTCCCACCGTCTGCAGCCCGTGCCCGGAGCGCCACTTCACCGAACACTGGCACTGGGGCGAGTCCTGCCAGTACTGCACCTCCGTCTGCAAGGAGAAGCAGCTGGTGAAGCGGGAGTGCAACAGCACCCACGACCAGATGTGCGAGTGCGTGCCCGGGTACTACCTGATGGTGGAGTTCTGCGTGCCGCACGCGCCCTGCCCGCCCGGCCTGGGAGCGTCCGCGCTGG gcaCACCCGAGAGTGACACGGTGTGTGAGAAGTGTCCCTCGGGCTTCTACTCCAGCACATTGTCCCCCACGGACCGCTGTATCCCGCACCGTGACTGCAGCCAGCTGGGCCTGAAGATGCTGCAGCCAGGGACGTCGGCCCGGGACGTGGTGTGTGAGAACGAAGCCCTGGACTGTTCCGGTCACCACACGCAGTGCCACACAG ACACCACGCTATGTGAAGAAGCCATCTTCCAGTTCCTGTCCTCTCCACGCCTGGCGTCCGTACCTGTGGAGTGGCTGCTGGAGAGCCTGCCGGGACGGAAGGTGGACTGGAAGAACGTGGAGCGCTTGAGGAAGACCTGCAGCCCTCAGCAGCAGATTCTGCACCTTCTCCGGCTGTGGAGGGAGCAGAACAAGGACCAGGAAAAGCTCTCCAGGCTCATCCAAG GAGTCAGCCACTGCGAGAGGAAGGTCCAGCGCTGCGCCGGGCTGAAGAACCTCACCCTGGAAGACCTGACGATGGTGATGGGCAGCCTGCCGGGGGTGCGAGTGGGCGAGGACGAGGTCCGCACGCTGGTGCACACCTGCCCCTCCCAGCAGCACATCTTGCAGCTGCTGCACCTGTGGAAGAGGCGCAACAGCGAGCAAGACGTGGGCAAGGCACTGATACAGGGCCTGCGGCGGCTCCGGGGCATGGGGGCCCCGCGGCGGCTCCTCAAGAGCCTGAAAAGGATCAGCCGGGTAATCTGCGTCTCCTCCATGCACAGGCTGTACGAGAAGATCTTCATTAACATGATCCAGGACAGCACCTGTTTTAAATCGAAAGCGTACAACGACTAG